One Sulfitobacter sp. M39 genomic window, CGACAATAATGACCCCGTTCAAATAGGGGTTCGCAGCAAAAATAGGCAGAACGCTTGGCAGCGCCAGAAAAGCCCCGATGCAAGTCAGCCCGAGGGCGATCAGCATCAGCGTGATCTGCCGCACCGGCTGGGAAAACTGTGGTTTGGATTCGCGATCTGACTGCGCCATGCCTCGTGGCTCCTGACACTTTTGTGCTTCTGTTGCCGCAGCCTACACTTAATCCCGACGGTTATGCCACGGATTTATGCGCATAAAGTCTTTACGCGGTCGTGCAGCCACGCCAGCGACGGATCATGCAGCCCGATCTGCGTCAGATGCGCTGCGGTGTTGAATAGATATTCGGTATTCGGCCCCATGCCGCCAACCGCGCCCGAGATGATCTGCGCCTGCTCTTCCAGCGGCAAGCCGCCGCAGTATTGGTCATGTTCTGCGTCAATCACGTAGACCAAAGCCGCAACCGTGCGCCCGTCCTCTAGCTGCACATCCAGCGTTTTCTCTACATAAGCCGACGACACAAGCTCGCGTTCGCGCAAATAGGCCAGCGTCGCCTCTTCGGCGCCCGGTGCCACGCGCAGCGCCATGCCATCGCAGGCCGTGCCCGTATCCGCATCCAGCGCCAGCACAAGCCCCGGACGTTCGACAGAGCCACGGTGGTGGATGGAGCGCATGCAGAAAGACCGCGCATATCCGGGCAACCGCCCGATCACGCTTTCCGCGACGTCAAACCCCGGTTTCCACAATAAGCTGCCGTAACCGAACACCCACATTGCCATGTCTCTGGTCCTTTATCATTGGCTTGTTTAAAGCTGCGCTATCGCAGGCGTTAATAAGGTGTTGGGTAAAATGGGCAAGGTCGTGTTGGTTATTGTCGTTCTGGCGGCGGTTTGGTGCGGATGGTGGGTCGCGGCCTCCTCTGGATTGCAGCGGGGCATCGCGAAACTGATCGAAACGCGCCGCGCAGCCGGGTGGCAGGCAGACGTGGGCGAAATGAAAAAGCAAGGTTTCCCCACGCGGTTGCAAACCCGCCTGACCGATGTGTCCTTGACCCCGCCGGCCCAAAGTGCCGGGCGCGGGATCGCCAGCGCCGTCGCGGCAAAGCGCATCGACATCTCTACCCCCGCATACTGGCCCGGATATGTCACCGTTGCCTCGCCCTATATCGAGCTTGGCCTGTCCGGCCCCAACCTGCGCGCCATGTTGTCGGCCGAGGACGTGACAACCGATTTGCGCCTACGGCCCAGTGTTTCCGGCCAGCTGGACCGGTTGACGCTGGACGGCGGTGCCTGGGTGCTTGACCTGCCCGTCACCGGCCCTGTCGAGGGGCACGGATTGAACGTGAGCGCTGTGCAACAGACCGTCGGCCAGCCGATCTATGATCTGGCGCTGGACGCGCAGAATGTCACCCCCAGTGCCGCGCTGCGCGGCCTGTTCGGCCTGCCTGACGATTGGGCAGAGGCATTTGACACCGTCACCGCCAAAGCGACCATCACCTTTGACCGGCTGTGGGACCGTAAGGCCCTTGGCCGGACCCGCCCCCAGCCCCGTGTGATCGACCTGCGTCACGCCGAGCTTGCCTGGGGCGACATTGCCCTGTCCCTGAATGGCACGATTGCCGTTGCCGAAGATGGTCTGGCAACAGGGACATTGTCGGTCGCGGCACAGGACTGGCCGACGATGCTGATCATGGCTGAGAGCGCGGGATACATCCCCCCCAACTTCCGCCCCCAAGCGGAACAAATGTTGAAGGGGTTGGCGCAAATGTCGGGGAACACCGATGCGCTGGATCTGGACATCACCGTGAAGGACGGAAAAATGTCTGTGGGTTTCATCCCCTTGGGCCGAGCACCCAAGATTATCTTGCGCTGAATTGCGTTAAATCAACGGCAATAGGTCCCCTTGCGATACCGCGCCGTGTCGAAATGGAAGTGATCCAGATGGAAGCGGTTCGCTTTCGGGCCAAGCACGGTACCAAACGGCCCGCAGGCCCCCTTGTGCACCCGCCGCATGGCCTTACGGCTCGCGGGGGCATTCCAGCCCTTCAACACGCTGACCTCAGCGCCGCTGTGCATCTGGAAACCCGAGATATCGATCGCCCGCCCGCGCCCGTGTTCTGATATCTTGCCACCCGGCTGGTTGTTGCGCGTCCGGCAGGCGTAATGGGCGGCGACACGCAGCCCGCGCAGGCCACCCTGACCGGCAAAAGCGGGCTTTGCCGATTGATCAATCCATGTTTTCAATGCTTTGGCAGTCTTGCAGTCCATCACCGCCGCTTGGCTCAACCGCACGCCCGACACCGACTGGATCTGCACCGCATCGCTGACGCCGCAGCCCTTGAGCTTGGGTTGCAAGCGCCCGATCGCTTTGCCCTGAATGGAATTATCCCCGCATACCGCGCCCTTGGCCAGCAGGCGGAGTTTGGCCTTGGCCGCTTGTTCTAGCTTACGGCTGCGCAGGCTGGGCCGTAGCGAGGAGGCGATCCCG contains:
- a CDS encoding gamma-glutamylcyclotransferase; the protein is MAMWVFGYGSLLWKPGFDVAESVIGRLPGYARSFCMRSIHHRGSVERPGLVLALDADTGTACDGMALRVAPGAEEATLAYLRERELVSSAYVEKTLDVQLEDGRTVAALVYVIDAEHDQYCGGLPLEEQAQIISGAVGGMGPNTEYLFNTAAHLTQIGLHDPSLAWLHDRVKTLCA
- a CDS encoding DUF2125 domain-containing protein → MLGKMGKVVLVIVVLAAVWCGWWVAASSGLQRGIAKLIETRRAAGWQADVGEMKKQGFPTRLQTRLTDVSLTPPAQSAGRGIASAVAAKRIDISTPAYWPGYVTVASPYIELGLSGPNLRAMLSAEDVTTDLRLRPSVSGQLDRLTLDGGAWVLDLPVTGPVEGHGLNVSAVQQTVGQPIYDLALDAQNVTPSAALRGLFGLPDDWAEAFDTVTAKATITFDRLWDRKALGRTRPQPRVIDLRHAELAWGDIALSLNGTIAVAEDGLATGTLSVAAQDWPTMLIMAESAGYIPPNFRPQAEQMLKGLAQMSGNTDALDLDITVKDGKMSVGFIPLGRAPKIILR
- a CDS encoding extensin-like domain-containing protein gives rise to the protein MIRAALIYALLSGAALAGPDTSLRPPALAGGPALTPQGAIATQPRNVGAKRAIAATGGIASSLRPSLRSRKLEQAAKAKLRLLAKGAVCGDNSIQGKAIGRLQPKLKGCGVSDAVQIQSVSGVRLSQAAVMDCKTAKALKTWIDQSAKPAFAGQGGLRGLRVAAHYACRTRNNQPGGKISEHGRGRAIDISGFQMHSGAEVSVLKGWNAPASRKAMRRVHKGACGPFGTVLGPKANRFHLDHFHFDTARYRKGTYCR